A genomic segment from Lignipirellula cremea encodes:
- a CDS encoding DUF3124 domain-containing protein: MANKEIPAWVLWIGEHTLLSLLGCMIVLLGVPVAVVAYLDYRITQMESSAIAVRPLNEPSGATPADLPATIVRGQTVYVPLYSHVYEGDGQRLLLAGTLSIRNTDSAAPISISSVKYYDTEGKLVRDFLPETLQVRPLGSTDFFVKQQDTAGGSGANFLVEWVADRPVHQPIIEAVMVGRSGSGISTFVRPGEVLLEHMPSADPPAAEQAED, translated from the coding sequence GTGGCCAATAAGGAAATCCCCGCCTGGGTGCTATGGATCGGCGAGCACACACTGTTGTCGCTGCTGGGATGCATGATCGTGCTACTGGGCGTGCCGGTCGCCGTGGTGGCGTATCTCGATTATCGCATTACGCAGATGGAGTCGAGCGCGATCGCAGTTCGCCCGCTGAATGAACCCAGCGGAGCCACCCCTGCCGATCTGCCAGCCACGATCGTCCGCGGCCAGACCGTTTATGTGCCGCTGTATTCGCACGTTTACGAAGGCGACGGCCAGCGTCTGTTGCTGGCCGGCACGCTCAGCATTCGGAATACCGACAGCGCCGCGCCCATTTCCATCAGCAGCGTGAAATACTACGACACGGAAGGAAAGCTGGTCCGCGATTTTCTGCCCGAAACGCTGCAGGTGCGTCCCCTGGGATCGACCGATTTCTTCGTCAAACAGCAGGATACGGCCGGCGGTTCCGGCGCCAACTTCCTGGTCGAATGGGTTGCTGATCGGCCCGTCCACCAGCCGATTATCGAAGCCGTTATGGTGGGGCGCAGCGGCTCGGGCATTTCCACCTTTGTTCGTCCTGGCGAAGTCCTGCTGGAACACATGCCCAGTGCGGATCCGCCTGCGGCGGAGCAGGCGGAAGATTAA
- the yegS gene encoding lipid kinase YegS, translating into MDPAPLDLWITLHGEKANDEVIRDAVRRLRAEDARIRVRVTWEPGDATAFASEAAQMGCPTVVACGGDGTINETLQGLITNRRPSSTALGVVAMGTANDFARACELPVRDPLAALQLIHQHPPQLIDVALANGRPFLNVASGGYGAEITNETPAEIKRMLGGFAYFLTGITHASTIVPQEIAVSAPDFNWKGEVLALTVANGRQAGGGFQVAPQALLDDGLLDVMIIPNVPWGNFLSLVGDLIEDPDSVDMEHVVRLRTPWLEVTAPAGLHVNVDGEPLDDNFFRFEVLPKSLPLHLLPGIDILSR; encoded by the coding sequence ATGGATCCCGCCCCCCTCGATTTATGGATTACCCTGCACGGTGAAAAAGCAAACGACGAGGTAATCCGCGACGCCGTGCGACGTTTACGCGCTGAAGACGCCCGGATCCGTGTACGCGTAACCTGGGAGCCAGGCGACGCCACTGCCTTTGCCAGCGAGGCCGCCCAGATGGGCTGTCCCACCGTGGTTGCCTGTGGCGGCGACGGGACGATAAACGAAACCCTGCAGGGGCTGATCACCAACCGCCGGCCCAGTTCCACGGCGCTAGGCGTCGTCGCCATGGGAACGGCCAACGATTTCGCCAGGGCGTGCGAACTGCCGGTGCGCGATCCCCTGGCGGCCCTGCAGCTGATCCATCAGCACCCACCCCAGCTGATCGATGTCGCCCTGGCCAACGGCCGGCCGTTCTTGAATGTCGCCAGCGGCGGATACGGAGCAGAGATCACCAATGAAACGCCCGCCGAAATCAAACGCATGCTCGGCGGGTTCGCCTACTTCCTGACCGGCATCACCCATGCTTCGACGATTGTCCCCCAGGAAATCGCCGTCTCCGCTCCCGATTTTAACTGGAAAGGCGAGGTGCTGGCCCTGACCGTCGCCAATGGACGCCAGGCAGGCGGCGGTTTCCAGGTCGCTCCGCAAGCTCTGCTCGACGACGGCCTGCTTGATGTGATGATCATCCCCAACGTTCCCTGGGGAAACTTTCTCAGCCTGGTCGGCGACCTGATCGAAGATCCCGACTCCGTCGATATGGAACACGTGGTGCGTCTGCGCACCCCCTGGCTGGAAGTGACCGCCCCCGCGGGTCTTCACGTCAATGTCGACGGCGAACCGCTGGACGACAACTTTTTCCGCTTCGAAGTGCTCCCTAAAAGCCTGCCGCTGCACCTGCTGCCCGGCATCGATATTCTTAGCAGATAG
- a CDS encoding fatty acid desaturase family protein — MRTAKELLVASKEFASENRWVSWWHLWSTLVVLAAFVALAVNDLPWTIRILASTAAGLVSVRLFIIYHDYQHHAILRTAPLAKLIMWGYGIFLLNPSSVWIRSHDHHHKNNSKTFGANIGSYPVMTTQAYANATFGERFAYAAARHPLTMLLGYFTVFLIGMCLRPFLLSPRRHYDAGLAMVVHFSAMAYLASFGLDVMVLGLLYPSMVASALGAYLFYAQHNYPDARLKPRSEWSHVEAALHSSSYIAMNPLMNWLTGNIGYHHVHHLNARIPFYRLPEAMAALEELQSPGVTTLGLRGILSCLRLKLWSPEEDRFVGFDHPDAVGGPTTLPVEETRPVQNPTSNKRAA, encoded by the coding sequence ATGCGCACAGCAAAAGAACTGCTGGTCGCCAGCAAAGAATTCGCCAGTGAAAATCGCTGGGTCAGTTGGTGGCACCTGTGGTCGACCTTGGTGGTTCTGGCCGCGTTTGTCGCGCTAGCCGTCAATGATTTGCCCTGGACGATTCGAATCCTAGCGAGCACGGCTGCTGGCCTGGTCAGCGTTCGCCTTTTCATTATTTACCACGACTACCAGCACCATGCGATTTTGCGCACAGCGCCGCTGGCGAAGCTCATCATGTGGGGGTACGGCATTTTCTTGCTGAATCCGTCCAGCGTGTGGATCCGTTCGCACGACCATCACCACAAAAACAACTCCAAAACCTTCGGGGCCAACATTGGCTCCTACCCGGTGATGACGACCCAGGCCTACGCCAATGCGACGTTTGGCGAACGGTTCGCTTATGCCGCGGCTCGCCACCCGCTGACGATGCTGCTGGGTTACTTTACCGTGTTCCTGATCGGCATGTGCCTGCGGCCGTTCCTGCTGAGCCCCCGCCGTCATTATGATGCGGGCCTGGCGATGGTCGTGCATTTTTCCGCGATGGCTTACCTGGCATCGTTCGGACTCGATGTGATGGTGCTCGGCTTGCTGTACCCTTCCATGGTGGCTTCGGCCCTGGGAGCGTACCTGTTTTACGCCCAGCACAACTATCCCGACGCCCGGCTGAAACCGCGGTCCGAGTGGAGCCATGTGGAAGCGGCCCTGCACTCTTCCAGCTATATCGCCATGAATCCGCTCATGAACTGGCTGACCGGAAACATCGGCTATCACCATGTGCATCACCTCAACGCACGCATCCCGTTCTATCGCCTGCCGGAAGCAATGGCCGCCCTGGAAGAGCTGCAGTCTCCCGGCGTGACCACGCTGGGCCTGCGGGGAATCCTGTCATGCCTGCGGCTGAAACTCTGGAGCCCGGAAGAAGACCGTTTTGTCGGCTTCGATCACCCCGACGCCGTGGGAGGACCGACCACCCTTCCCGTCGAAGAAACCAGGCCGGTGCAAAACCCCACATCGAACAAGCGCGCTGCCTGA
- the rpsD gene encoding 30S ribosomal protein S4, producing MARYTGPKARINRRLGAMIYENAGATRAHEKRQQPPGMHTRGRRPSNYGLALMEKQKIKHYYGLGERQLRRYFDKVSHMRGNTGEMLLILCERRLDNVVRRAGLVKTRPQARQGVAHGHFQVNGVKTDKPSYIVRPGDVITVRGRENLKNIYLSVIAEQGGGELPDWLSFDSETLQTSVLGLPGPSDVSLTVDVNMVVEFLSR from the coding sequence ATGGCTCGTTACACGGGTCCCAAAGCGCGGATTAACCGTCGCCTGGGCGCGATGATTTACGAAAACGCCGGCGCCACGCGGGCGCACGAAAAACGCCAGCAACCGCCCGGTATGCATACCCGTGGCCGTCGACCGTCGAACTACGGTCTTGCGTTGATGGAAAAGCAAAAGATCAAGCATTATTATGGCTTGGGCGAACGGCAGCTCCGTCGCTACTTCGATAAGGTCTCGCATATGCGGGGCAATACGGGGGAAATGCTGCTGATCCTGTGCGAACGTCGGCTGGATAATGTGGTGCGTCGGGCCGGTCTGGTCAAAACGCGTCCGCAGGCCCGCCAGGGCGTGGCTCATGGTCACTTCCAGGTGAACGGCGTCAAAACCGACAAGCCCTCGTACATTGTTCGTCCGGGCGATGTGATTACCGTCCGCGGTCGTGAGAACCTCAAGAATATCTATCTGAGCGTGATCGCGGAGCAGGGCGGCGGAGAGTTGCCTGACTGGTTGTCGTTTGACTCCGAAACGCTCCAGACTTCGGTTCTGGGTTTGCCGGGACCTTCGGATGTCAGTCTGACGGTCGATGTTAACATGGTCGTCGAGTTCCTGTCACGGTAG
- the lpdA gene encoding dihydrolipoyl dehydrogenase — MHTQLAVLGGGPGGYAAAFLAADEGMEVTLVELEDKLGGTCLLRGCIPSKALLHVARVIAEAEELRGDWGIEFGQPQIDREKLLERKNRVITELSGGLAQLAKKRKVRVITARGVFENSTTLRLEGDHDSIPEGGKLTFDHCILATGSVPAMPPAFNIGSDRVLDSTGALNLPSISPETKLLVIGGGYIGLELGSVYAQLGAQVSVVELLEGLLMGADRDLVRPLHRRLEKLFDKRIFLNTKVGSLTDQGDGVQVVFEGPNKFGTEKYDYVLVSVGRRPNTRNLGLENTQVEVDDRGFVVCDKKQRTGDPHIFAIGDIAGDPMLAHKATHEGRIAAEVILGRPAEFDKRAIPAVVFTDPEIAWAGYTEDEARKAGVTVEVVAYPWAASGRARALGRVEGLTKWLVDPDTSRVIGCGMVGPGAGELISEAVLAIEMGCEVRDITETIHPHPTLSETVMNAAEVYFGTATEIYKPKS, encoded by the coding sequence ATGCACACTCAACTTGCGGTCTTGGGCGGTGGTCCCGGCGGATATGCCGCCGCCTTTTTGGCCGCCGACGAAGGAATGGAAGTCACGCTTGTCGAATTAGAAGACAAGCTGGGCGGCACTTGCCTGCTTCGCGGCTGTATTCCTTCCAAAGCGCTGCTTCATGTCGCCCGCGTGATTGCGGAAGCGGAAGAACTCCGTGGCGACTGGGGTATTGAATTCGGTCAGCCCCAGATCGACCGGGAAAAGCTCCTGGAGCGGAAGAACCGCGTCATCACCGAGCTTTCCGGCGGCCTGGCGCAACTTGCCAAAAAACGGAAGGTGCGGGTGATTACCGCCCGCGGCGTGTTCGAAAACTCGACCACGCTCCGGCTGGAAGGGGATCACGATTCCATTCCCGAAGGCGGCAAGCTGACTTTCGATCACTGCATTCTGGCGACTGGTTCGGTCCCGGCGATGCCCCCGGCCTTCAATATCGGTTCCGACCGCGTGCTGGATTCGACGGGCGCCTTGAACTTGCCCTCGATCAGCCCCGAAACCAAATTACTGGTGATTGGCGGCGGCTATATTGGCCTGGAGCTTGGTTCTGTTTACGCCCAATTGGGCGCTCAGGTCAGCGTGGTCGAACTGCTCGAAGGGCTGCTGATGGGAGCGGACCGCGATCTGGTGCGACCGCTGCATCGACGACTGGAAAAGCTATTCGACAAACGCATCTTCCTGAACACCAAAGTGGGTTCCCTGACGGACCAGGGCGACGGCGTGCAGGTCGTTTTCGAAGGTCCGAACAAGTTCGGCACCGAGAAATACGACTACGTGCTGGTCTCCGTTGGTCGACGCCCCAACACGCGGAATCTGGGCCTCGAGAACACGCAGGTCGAAGTTGATGATCGCGGTTTTGTGGTCTGCGATAAAAAGCAGCGCACCGGCGACCCGCATATTTTTGCGATTGGCGATATCGCCGGCGATCCGATGCTCGCCCATAAAGCGACCCATGAAGGCCGCATTGCCGCCGAGGTGATTCTCGGCCGGCCCGCGGAATTCGACAAACGTGCGATCCCCGCCGTGGTGTTCACGGATCCGGAAATTGCCTGGGCCGGCTACACCGAAGACGAAGCCCGCAAGGCCGGAGTTACGGTCGAAGTTGTCGCTTACCCCTGGGCTGCCAGCGGCAGGGCCCGGGCTCTGGGTCGCGTTGAAGGCCTCACCAAGTGGCTCGTTGACCCGGATACGTCCCGTGTGATCGGCTGCGGCATGGTCGGACCTGGCGCCGGCGAGTTGATTTCGGAAGCGGTCCTGGCAATCGAAATGGGTTGCGAAGTCCGCGATATCACCGAGACGATTCACCCGCACCCGACGCTCAGTGAAACGGTTATGAACGCCGCCGAAGTCTACTTCGGCACCGCGACGGAAATCTACAAGCCTAAGAGCTGA
- a CDS encoding zinc-ribbon domain-containing protein, translated as MSTTPTKIQVACPQCGSAFRVMASDVGRKGRCNRCAHIFRIPAPNAPRQTMPGEPPFDARSPRDPAADSPASESKSGESKSGESKSGESKSDAAAAADGVEATLETYEGPGFLSELSAEQLRDLQAGMDEAGAARRSVSVDRHPLAGESAASEKTSLTSGEKTSLTSSEKSSVKGSSAEKTLAKSPPGPKDSGGHVLHPDEEEDDDENIPTFPIVTPPPPSEVAAGSGIRSDVTGPPADMGSETGPPPIPPVVAGGKDPGRRHQSRVRPPASVPMLVLMGAAGLAAVATLAVLLIIFLPRTEVPVAPPVGGLVIEWPVSERAGGSLLIDKERLKLALSGHLQFDLPPGEHDVILQRPGFFPHEEQVFLENDKVTTLRPEWYVVDAVPPMTEEYFPPSETTSTPAEVTGFEGWTRDLAAAKAQAAEQNKGLFVVFVDDDSLAIAKARILDNPELSEPIAAEYVLTLLRLANDTPEAKVNRELHAAVGFEDDGRVGISIAITDAEGKPFAVAESYESVEAWLTSWRKAREERDRVFAAVDELEGAEKLSAILSANLWIGKNLFDRAYIDKHQEWYRLAEEIDPENKAGFLEHAFASYWSARLLLAMQVDQEQFPRLLYELKKWQEKHAFSDQNRAAEVLLYAAEAMLEMNNVERAKEYLKEVEASPPGNDVLRTKLLEVQVKTAEKERTAGK; from the coding sequence ATGAGCACGACTCCCACAAAAATCCAGGTGGCCTGCCCCCAATGCGGATCCGCGTTTCGCGTCATGGCAAGCGACGTCGGTCGCAAGGGACGCTGCAATCGCTGCGCGCACATATTCCGCATCCCGGCCCCGAACGCCCCGCGGCAAACCATGCCGGGCGAACCGCCTTTCGACGCCCGATCCCCACGCGATCCGGCCGCTGACTCCCCTGCCAGCGAATCCAAGTCCGGCGAATCCAAGTCCGGCGAATCCAAGTCCGGCGAATCCAAGTCCGATGCGGCCGCAGCTGCCGACGGCGTCGAAGCCACGCTGGAAACGTACGAGGGCCCCGGCTTCCTCAGCGAACTCTCGGCCGAGCAGTTGCGTGACCTGCAGGCCGGCATGGACGAAGCAGGCGCCGCTCGTCGCTCCGTTTCCGTCGACCGCCATCCGCTGGCCGGGGAAAGTGCGGCCAGCGAAAAAACTTCACTCACCTCGGGCGAAAAGACCTCGCTCACATCCAGCGAAAAGTCGTCTGTAAAAGGTTCGTCCGCCGAGAAGACTTTGGCGAAAAGTCCGCCCGGCCCCAAGGACTCCGGCGGGCATGTGCTGCATCCCGACGAGGAGGAGGACGACGACGAGAACATTCCCACGTTTCCGATCGTGACGCCGCCGCCTCCCAGCGAAGTTGCCGCCGGCAGCGGCATTCGTTCCGACGTGACGGGTCCGCCTGCCGACATGGGCAGCGAGACAGGTCCGCCGCCGATACCTCCGGTGGTTGCCGGCGGCAAGGATCCCGGTCGTCGACACCAGTCCCGTGTACGTCCGCCGGCTTCCGTGCCGATGCTGGTTCTGATGGGGGCTGCCGGGCTGGCTGCAGTCGCCACGCTGGCCGTGCTCTTGATCATTTTTCTGCCGCGCACCGAAGTTCCGGTCGCCCCTCCGGTGGGCGGTCTGGTGATTGAGTGGCCCGTCAGCGAACGGGCCGGCGGCTCCTTGTTGATCGACAAAGAACGGCTGAAACTGGCGCTCAGCGGGCACCTGCAGTTTGACCTGCCGCCAGGCGAGCACGACGTCATCCTGCAGCGTCCGGGATTCTTCCCGCATGAGGAGCAGGTGTTCCTGGAGAACGACAAGGTCACGACCCTCAGGCCCGAATGGTATGTGGTGGACGCCGTTCCGCCGATGACGGAAGAGTATTTCCCGCCGTCCGAAACGACCTCGACTCCGGCGGAAGTGACCGGCTTCGAGGGATGGACGCGCGATCTGGCCGCCGCCAAAGCCCAGGCGGCCGAACAGAACAAAGGCCTGTTCGTCGTGTTCGTCGACGACGACAGCCTCGCTATCGCCAAGGCGCGGATCCTGGACAACCCGGAACTAAGCGAACCGATCGCGGCCGAATATGTGTTGACCCTGCTACGTCTGGCCAACGACACCCCCGAAGCAAAAGTGAACCGAGAATTACACGCGGCCGTCGGCTTTGAAGACGACGGCAGGGTCGGAATCTCCATTGCGATCACCGATGCAGAAGGCAAACCATTCGCGGTGGCCGAGTCGTACGAATCGGTTGAGGCCTGGCTGACCAGCTGGCGGAAAGCCCGCGAAGAACGTGACCGCGTGTTCGCCGCTGTCGATGAACTTGAGGGAGCCGAAAAGCTCAGCGCTATCCTCTCGGCCAATCTGTGGATCGGCAAAAACCTGTTCGACCGCGCTTACATCGACAAGCACCAGGAATGGTATCGCCTGGCTGAAGAAATCGACCCCGAAAACAAAGCCGGCTTTCTCGAACACGCCTTCGCCAGTTACTGGTCCGCCCGACTGCTGCTTGCCATGCAGGTGGACCAGGAACAATTCCCGAGGCTACTGTATGAGCTGAAAAAATGGCAAGAGAAGCATGCCTTTAGCGACCAGAACCGGGCGGCCGAAGTGCTGCTGTACGCCGCCGAAGCGATGCTCGAAATGAACAACGTCGAGCGCGCTAAAGAATATCTCAAGGAGGTAGAAGCCTCCCCGCCAGGAAACGATGTCCTGCGTACGAAACTGCTGGAAGTGCAAGTCAAAACTGCTGAAAAAGAGCGGACCGCAGGCAAGTAG
- a CDS encoding TolC family protein — translation MKISSASFLLALLSLTTGCQSLASGWGKKPEANQPPPVAAAALTPVEEIQRLPATDSVRQASHVAFQQPDEIAPASPSDLPPPPPAATQPAVPSLAIPSEELNTPAAEAEAIIGPSLSLGDLEDIALMHNPSLGEASSLVAAARGRWVQAGLPPNVHLGYEGQQLGSNGQAEQNGLSINQEFIRGGKLKLSQNVVAQEIQRAEQIYEAQRQRVLTDVRLGYYEVLLAQRRMELTQQIVDIAQKSVDTTGALFEAQEVSKIDQMRARIELQTSSVMHKNARTQLDAAWVNLAAVLGQPNMEPHSLLGELSMEPAEIDPQMTLQRLIAASPEMSAAWASVERARWAVQREQAEPVPNFDVGGVIQHDASTNGMNGILTFSAPIPVLNRNQGAIRRAHAELTASLRNAARVELDLQSRLATVFQRYAAARNQVVDYSKKDGVLDNSQLTLDLIQKGYAAGELSYLDLIAAQRTYAQTHLAYIEALGMQWAATSELEGMLLKGSLESSVADR, via the coding sequence ATGAAAATATCCAGCGCCAGTTTCCTGCTTGCTTTGCTCAGCCTGACGACGGGCTGCCAGTCCTTAGCCTCCGGCTGGGGGAAAAAGCCTGAAGCAAACCAGCCGCCGCCCGTTGCGGCCGCCGCCCTGACGCCGGTGGAGGAAATCCAGCGTCTGCCCGCGACCGACTCGGTCCGACAGGCGTCGCATGTTGCATTCCAGCAGCCTGACGAGATTGCCCCCGCTTCGCCCAGCGATCTGCCGCCGCCGCCTCCCGCTGCGACGCAGCCCGCCGTCCCCAGCCTGGCCATTCCGTCCGAGGAATTGAACACCCCCGCGGCCGAGGCCGAGGCTATCATCGGGCCGTCGTTATCGCTGGGCGATCTGGAAGACATCGCCCTCATGCATAATCCGTCGCTCGGCGAAGCCTCTTCCCTGGTGGCTGCGGCTCGCGGTCGCTGGGTGCAAGCGGGCCTGCCCCCCAATGTGCATCTGGGTTACGAGGGACAGCAGCTGGGCAGCAATGGCCAGGCCGAGCAGAACGGCCTCTCCATCAACCAGGAGTTTATCCGCGGCGGCAAGCTGAAGCTCAGCCAGAACGTAGTCGCCCAGGAGATCCAGCGAGCTGAGCAGATCTATGAAGCCCAGCGACAGCGGGTGCTGACCGACGTCCGCCTGGGATACTATGAAGTGCTCCTGGCCCAGCGTCGTATGGAACTGACCCAGCAGATCGTGGATATCGCCCAGAAATCCGTCGACACCACCGGAGCCCTGTTTGAGGCCCAGGAGGTCAGCAAGATCGACCAGATGCGAGCCCGCATTGAACTGCAGACCTCGAGCGTGATGCACAAGAACGCCCGGACGCAGCTGGACGCCGCCTGGGTGAACCTGGCCGCCGTACTGGGGCAGCCCAACATGGAGCCGCACTCGCTGCTGGGCGAGCTCTCGATGGAACCGGCGGAAATCGACCCGCAAATGACCCTGCAGCGGCTGATCGCCGCCAGCCCGGAAATGTCGGCCGCCTGGGCCTCGGTCGAACGGGCCCGCTGGGCCGTGCAGCGGGAACAAGCGGAACCGGTGCCCAACTTCGATGTGGGCGGCGTGATCCAGCACGACGCCTCCACCAACGGCATGAACGGCATCCTGACCTTCTCGGCCCCCATTCCCGTGCTCAACCGGAACCAGGGCGCCATCCGCCGGGCCCATGCTGAACTGACAGCCTCTCTGCGGAACGCGGCCCGTGTGGAACTCGACCTGCAGAGCCGGCTGGCGACCGTCTTCCAGCGATACGCGGCCGCCCGGAACCAGGTCGTCGACTATTCCAAGAAAGACGGCGTGCTCGACAATTCCCAGCTCACCCTGGACCTGATCCAGAAAGGCTACGCCGCTGGCGAATTGAGCTACCTGGATCTGATCGCCGCCCAGCGGACGTACGCCCAGACTCACCTGGCGTACATTGAAGCACTCGGCATGCAATGGGCCGCCACCTCCGAGCTGGAAGGGATGCTGCTCAAAGGCAGTCTGGAATCATCGGTAGCCGATCGCTAG
- a CDS encoding amidohydrolase family protein has protein sequence MSPSWNRRDFLSVAGTASFLGPALTLGPLSSPLAAAASEPSLIVDTHTHFYDPTRPGGVPWPGKTNKTLYRKVLPDDFRKVAQPHGVRGTIVVEASPWLEDNQWILDLAKDDPWLLGCVGNLAIADADFPQHLQRFARQPRFRGIRIKTSDLPGPDTPARSTDNLQRLADQNLSLDVNGGPPLLPGVLRLAKKIPTLRIVIDHLPFDPPVEPTARADFDKLLAETAAQPNVYAKVSHVLRKRGGEVSLDLADYRPQLDMLWRLFGADRVIYGSNWPVSDLLGSYAQVFGLMQSYVAERGAVDAEKYFWKNAKAAYRWPAS, from the coding sequence ATGTCGCCCTCCTGGAACCGCCGAGATTTTCTTTCCGTCGCCGGAACGGCCAGCTTCCTCGGCCCCGCACTCACGCTCGGCCCACTCTCGTCCCCGCTGGCTGCGGCTGCCTCCGAACCATCGCTCATTGTCGACACCCATACCCACTTCTATGACCCGACCCGGCCCGGCGGCGTGCCCTGGCCTGGCAAAACGAACAAAACCCTCTACCGCAAGGTGCTGCCAGACGACTTCCGCAAGGTCGCCCAGCCGCATGGCGTACGGGGGACGATCGTCGTCGAAGCCAGTCCCTGGCTGGAAGACAATCAATGGATCCTCGACCTGGCAAAAGACGACCCCTGGCTGCTGGGCTGCGTGGGCAACCTGGCAATCGCCGACGCCGACTTCCCGCAACACCTGCAGCGGTTTGCCCGCCAGCCCCGGTTCCGCGGCATCAGGATTAAAACGTCCGATCTGCCGGGACCGGACACGCCCGCCCGATCGACGGACAACCTGCAGCGACTGGCCGATCAGAACCTTAGCCTCGATGTCAACGGCGGTCCGCCGCTGCTGCCTGGCGTGCTGCGTCTGGCGAAAAAGATCCCCACCCTGCGGATCGTGATCGATCACTTGCCGTTCGATCCCCCTGTGGAACCGACGGCCCGCGCCGACTTCGACAAGCTGCTGGCGGAAACAGCCGCGCAGCCGAACGTCTACGCCAAAGTCTCCCACGTGCTGCGGAAACGGGGCGGCGAAGTCTCCCTCGACCTCGCGGACTATCGCCCGCAACTGGATATGCTCTGGCGCCTGTTCGGCGCCGATCGGGTGATTTACGGTAGCAACTGGCCGGTCAGCGATCTGCTCGGCAGCTACGCCCAGGTGTTCGGCCTGATGCAGTCGTATGTGGCCGAACGGGGAGCGGTCGACGCCGAGAAGTACTTCTGGAAGAACGCCAAGGCAGCCTACCGCTGGCCCGCCTCCTAG
- the hpf gene encoding ribosome hibernation-promoting factor, HPF/YfiA family, whose translation MQVSISTRHGDVSADTQQKIVEKAQKLPRFFDRLTAIEVTVDLERHDSDNVGVELRASAEHAEDFVARDTGANILAALDGALHKIEKQLRKHKEKLTGHRQPGLKHLETETEEAAE comes from the coding sequence GTGCAGGTTAGCATTTCCACCCGACACGGTGATGTCAGCGCCGATACCCAGCAAAAAATTGTCGAGAAAGCTCAAAAGCTGCCCCGTTTTTTTGACCGGTTGACCGCCATCGAGGTAACAGTCGATCTGGAGCGTCATGACAGTGACAATGTGGGCGTTGAATTGCGCGCGAGCGCAGAGCATGCCGAAGACTTTGTCGCCCGGGACACGGGGGCGAACATTCTCGCCGCGCTTGATGGGGCTCTCCATAAGATTGAAAAGCAGCTTCGCAAACACAAAGAAAAACTTACGGGGCATCGGCAACCGGGGCTGAAGCACTTGGAAACAGAAACCGAAGAGGCTGCCGAGTAG
- a CDS encoding PTS sugar transporter subunit IIA produces the protein MKFNDFVSTDAIRADLSAEDKESVIRELVQGLVKAGEIREEELESIFAAIMKREELGSTGIGRGVAVPHTKHPSVDRLVGTVGVSSQGVDFNSLDGEKVHLLFLLISPPDRPGDHLRALENISRQLRDDTFCRFLKQSKASKDIMQLLEEADNNQFVS, from the coding sequence ATGAAGTTCAATGATTTTGTCAGCACCGACGCAATTCGCGCCGACCTGTCCGCTGAAGACAAGGAAAGCGTGATTCGGGAACTTGTTCAAGGGTTAGTCAAGGCCGGCGAAATTCGCGAGGAAGAGCTGGAAAGCATCTTCGCCGCGATCATGAAGCGGGAAGAACTTGGCAGCACGGGTATCGGTCGCGGCGTCGCCGTCCCGCATACCAAACATCCGAGCGTCGATCGTTTAGTCGGCACCGTTGGCGTAAGCAGCCAGGGCGTTGATTTTAACAGCCTGGACGGCGAAAAGGTGCATCTGTTGTTTCTCCTGATCTCGCCGCCTGATCGCCCTGGCGACCACCTGCGGGCCCTGGAGAACATTTCCCGCCAGTTGCGCGACGACACGTTCTGTCGTTTCCTGAAGCAGTCCAAAGCTTCCAAGGATATCATGCAACTGCTGGAAGAAGCGGATAACAACCAGTTCGTTTCGTAA
- a CDS encoding HPr family phosphocarrier protein — MSQIASRQVIINIEQGFHARPAYLFAQLAERFASQVEIEKEAQSVDGKSILSILTLGAAKGTLLLIKAEGDDAVEAVDALAELVELGFPQPEANQDA; from the coding sequence ATGTCGCAGATCGCTTCCCGACAGGTCATCATCAATATTGAGCAGGGCTTTCATGCCCGGCCTGCGTATCTCTTTGCCCAACTGGCCGAACGCTTCGCCTCACAGGTCGAAATCGAAAAAGAGGCCCAATCGGTCGATGGAAAAAGCATCCTTTCTATTCTGACCCTGGGCGCCGCCAAGGGCACGCTCCTGCTGATCAAAGCCGAAGGCGACGACGCAGTCGAAGCCGTCGACGCACTGGCCGAGCTGGTCGAACTCGGTTTCCCCCAGCCCGAAGCCAACCAGGACGCCTGA